The Litoribacterium kuwaitense genome has a segment encoding these proteins:
- a CDS encoding DinB family protein, giving the protein MNTASYLNHWLSHRNALVNLIDKVDNEHTVYEPWNGAMSLGHLVVHIVQSTDMFVESVKQGTFAEPTIQDDFQTMDDVRKIVRDATEKTKNDLEALTEEQVNSMISSPIMEAPGSVYLTTSLDHEIHHKGQLFTYARMAGIEDMPMFIAR; this is encoded by the coding sequence ATGAACACCGCATCATACTTAAATCATTGGCTAAGTCACCGTAATGCGCTCGTTAACTTGATTGATAAGGTTGACAATGAACACACGGTTTATGAGCCGTGGAATGGAGCGATGTCACTCGGTCATCTCGTCGTGCACATCGTTCAATCGACTGATATGTTTGTTGAGTCCGTTAAGCAAGGTACATTCGCCGAACCGACCATCCAAGACGATTTTCAAACGATGGATGATGTGCGAAAAATTGTTCGCGATGCGACGGAAAAAACAAAAAATGACCTTGAAGCGTTAACAGAAGAACAGGTCAACAGCATGATTTCAAGTCCGATCATGGAAGCGCCAGGCAGTGTCTACTTGACGACTTCGTTAGATCATGAAATTCATCATAAAGGACAGCTCTTCACGTATGCCCGTATGGCTGGAATAGAAGATATGCCGATGTTTATTGCCCGCTAA